In a single window of the Pseudochaenichthys georgianus chromosome 16, fPseGeo1.2, whole genome shotgun sequence genome:
- the tnfaip8l2b gene encoding tumor necrosis factor, alpha-induced protein 8-like protein 2 B, whose product MDHFSSKDMALSAQKKILSRMATKSSVQMFIDDTTSEILDELYRVSKGYSGNKTEAQKVIKDLVKIAVKIGLLFRNNRFSTEELGIATDFKKKLHQGAMTAISFYEVDFTFDNGVMSELLTSCRDLLLKLVNTHLTPKSHNRISHVFNHYSDPELLTKLYDPSGTFRPNLTKICKGLDKLMEDGTI is encoded by the exons ATGGACCACTTCAGCTCCAAGGACATGGCGTTGAGCGCGCAGAAGAAGATCCTCAGCCGCATGGCCACCAAGAGCTCGGTCCAAATGTTCATCGACGACACCACGAGCGAGATCCTGGACGAACTGTACCGCGTCTCCAAAGGCTACTCGGGGAACAAGACGGAGGCGCAGAAGGTGATCAAAGACCTGGTGAAGATCGCCGTGAAGATCGGTTTGCTGTTCAGGAACAACCGCTTCAGCACGGAGGAGCTGGGAATCGCCACGGATTTCAAGAAGAAGCTGCACCAGGGGGCCATGACGGCTATCAGCTTCTACGAG GTGGATTTCACCTTCGATAACGGGGTGATGTCAGAACTCCTGACCAGCTGCAGGGATCTGTTGTTGAAGCTGGTGAACACGCACCTCACCCCCAAATCCCACAACCGCATCAGCCACGTGTTCAACCATTACTCCGACCCCGAGCTCCTGACCAAACTGTACGACCCCAGCGGCACCTTCAGACCCAACCTCACCAAGATCTGCAAGGGACTCGACAAGCTCATGGAGGACGGGACAATATGA
- the lysmd1 gene encoding lysM and putative peptidoglycan-binding domain-containing protein 1, producing the protein MSGERAPLPGGGNSLLLGNRTRSYGSLVRSPLSPVRQRRIEHNIQPGETLQGLALKYGVSMEQIKRANRLYTNDSIFLKKSLSIPVLSDLAHCSDGGDLFEEDGCVSKQNGHTRSPSERKQNDGRERASDLTPADFLKRLDDLISQSKQAAVRGCQEAEKRVASIEAACSSEASDCRPLTRSQSAFLSPTTQQASHAAVTFTVTKLTRKLRDREDEIFQL; encoded by the exons ATGTCAGGGGAGAGAGCTCCTTTGCCCGGTGGGGGTAACAGCCTTCTCCTGGGGAACCGGACCCGGTCTTACGGTAGTTTGGTCCGGTCTCCTCTCTCTCCGGTTCGCCAGAGACGCATTGAACACAACATTCAGCCCGGAGAAACACTGCAAGGCCTGGCCCTGAAATATGGAGTTTCT ATGGAGCAAATCAAAAGAGCCAACAGGCTGTACACCAATGACTCCATATTCCTGAAGAAGTCCTTATCAATCCCTGTGCTGTCAGACTTGGCCCACTGTAGTGACGGGGGGGATTTGTTCGAAGAGGACGGCTGTGTCTCCAAACAAAACGGGCACACGAGGAGCCCCTCAGAGAGGAAGCAGAACGATGGCAGAGAAAGAGCGTCGGACCTTACTCCAGCGGACTTTTTGAAAAGGTTGGACGACTTGATAAGTCAATCCAAGCAGGCGGCGGTGAGAGGATGTCAGGAGGCAGAGAAGAG GGTGGCCTCTATAGAAGCAGCTTGCAGCAGCGAGGCCTCAGACTGTCGGCCGCTCACCAGGTCGCAGAGCGCCTTTTTATCTCCCACGACGCAGCAGGCATCACATGCGGCCGTTACCTTCACCGTCACCAAACTCACCAGGAAACTGAGAGACAGGGAGGATGAGATCTTCCAGCTGTGA